The Chanos chanos chromosome 9, fChaCha1.1, whole genome shotgun sequence genome includes the window gcgcgtgcatgtgggtgtgtgtgtgtgtgtgtgtatgtgtgtgtgtgtgtgcatgtgtgcgtgtgtgtgtgcgtgtgagtgtgcatgtgggtgtgtgtgtgtgtgtgtgtgtgtgtatttgtgtgtgtgtgtgtatgtgtgtgtgtatgcgtgtgtgtgtgtgtatgcgtgtgtgtgtgtgcgtgtgtgtgtatgcgtgtgtgtgtgtgtgtatgcgtgtgtgtttgtgggtgtgtgtgtgtgtatgcgtgtgtgtgtgtgtgtgtgtgcgtgtgtgcgtgtgtgtgtgtgtgcgcttgctcCAGGGAAGGGTGTCCAGATGCAGAGAGATGTCCAGTGCTGTATGCAGTACTCCCAGGGGAAAGTGCGGACCAAGGACGTGCTGAGGTACGAGGTCCAGACGGAGGGGCCGGACTGCAGCATACGAGCCATCATGTAAGAATTTCAAACATTCCTAATTCCCGCACCCCCGCCTAATCCCTACGCTCCCGCCGTCGGAAAGAATGCCTCCTGACGGGAATGAGCATGTGTGCGGGTCTGGAGCGTCACGGAGTGAGGGCTTTCTAAATGTCAGGTGACTGAGAGGAAGAAGAACGCGTTGGGAGGAGTGGACGGGGCGTATTACGGATCGGTCGGTCTTCCCGCTGGCCTTAATCAAAACCTTTCCAGACTGAGACGCCTAATGTTTATTCATACCAATGTTTCAcgaatttcaaataaaaactgaaaaacttcAAAGCTGAAGCAGGAGGAaatttttcatttcctcatgcaataaaaaaataattgctTTGAAAGGCCACTTGGGAAGTAATTGGTATTTCCACATGTAGAAACTCACTGACTCAAGTTGTGCTGAGAAGTAACAGAATCATTTGTGAACGTCTTAATTTTGAAATATAGTTTGTGTATAAATATTGTTAATGCAACTAATTAGACAGGGGCAACTTTGTGAGGCCTTATTCTGCATTGTGAAACATGACAGATTGTACACAAAGAAGGCAGTGAAATGTGCAGACCCTGGAGACAGGAGAGTGAGGAGGTTACTACGGAAACTGGACCAGAGGCAGAGGGCCAAAGCCCATAGGACCACATGGCTCCACCCACACATGAACCTGCCAATCATATCCGAGGTAAGGGGGCGTTAGCCTTACGCTCTCGTACTCTCCTCAAAACAGAAATCTGAAGGTTTACATCTTATGGAAACTACAGTGtctatggagagagagagagagagagagagagagagagagagagagggagagagagagagagggagagaggggggggttaCTCTTGCGTTTTGTGGAACTCTCAGTGGTTCTGCCCACAGTCTTAAAAACTAACAAGATGGTTTTATGACTATTCTTCAAAGGAAT containing:
- the ccl44 gene encoding chemokine (C-C motif) ligand 44, whose protein sequence is MFLQIVSALCIAALLSGSLEGKGVQMQRDVQCCMQYSQGKVRTKDVLRYEVQTEGPDCSIRAIILYTKKAVKCADPGDRRVRRLLRKLDQRQRAKAHRTTWLHPHMNLPIISES